A window of the Diabrotica undecimpunctata isolate CICGRU chromosome 1, icDiaUnde3, whole genome shotgun sequence genome harbors these coding sequences:
- the LOC140447472 gene encoding polygalacturonase-like isoform X2: MPWTGMIGGGERSKCSTLTFKGKTTFGSGVQWDGPLISISGQGIHVYGASGSVLDGQGPHYWDGKGGSGTRKPRFIKINANGGSTFQGIHLLNCPINCVSLSGSKDMTIRGWNIDCSAGDKNALGHNTDGFDMSSVENIIIENSVVKNQDDCVAVNYGKNLHISNLNCSGGHGLSLSVGMNKIDPSVNVVSNVTFTDCSVTHSRNGIHVKTHRDGTTGYISDVTYNNIHLSSISYYGVNVQQDYQDGGSTGHAGNNIQIKNLNLHNVQGTMTGSSSMPVYILCGSGSCSNFNWNEVSITGNKKHSSCNYHPNGYTCK; this comes from the exons atgccttggaccgggatgATTGGTGGAGGAGAACGTTCAAAAT GtagtactttaacctttaaagGTAAAACTACATTTGGATCTGGCGTACAATGGGATGGTCCTTTAATATCAATAAGTGGTCAAGGTATTCACGTATATGGTGCATCGGGATCGGTACTCGACGGACAAGGTCCTCATTATTGGGACGGTAAAGGAGGTTCTGGTACACGCAAACCCAGATTTATTAAAATCAATGCTAACGGGGGCTCCACCTTTCAAGGAATCCATTTGTTAAATTGCCCAATTAACTGTGTCTCACTATCTG GTTCTAAAGATATGACGATAAGAGGCTGGAACATAGATTGCTCAGCAGGCGACAAAAACGCCTTAGGCCACAACACCGACGGTTTCGATATGTCAAGTGTTGAAAACATTATAATTGAAAACAGTGTAGTAAAAAACCAAGATGACTGCGTTGCTGTTAACTACGGCAAAAACCTTCACATATCCAATCTCAACTGCTCAGGAGGTCACGGGTTAAGCTTATCAGTGGGGATGAATAAAATAGATCCGTCAGTAAACGTTGTCAGCAACGTTACATTTACCGATTGTTCAGTGACACATTCGAGAAACGGCATCCATGTCAAAACTCATCGTGATGGAACAACTGGATATATTTCCGATGTCACCTACAATAACATCCATTTATCGAGTATCTCTTACTATGGTGTAAATGTTCAACAAGATTACCAAGACGGAGGTAGCACTGGTCATGCCGGAAATAATATTCAGATTAAAAACTTAAATTTGCATAATGTGCAAGGTACGATGACTGGGTCAAGTTCAATGCCGGTATATATCCTCTGTGGGTCTGGTTCATGCTCAAATTTTAACTGGAATGAGGTGTCTATTACTGGAAATAAAAAACATAGTTCGTGTAACTATCATCCAAATGGTTATAcctgtaaataa
- the LOC140447472 gene encoding polygalacturonase-like isoform X1 — MQQQILIIVFVILCFVSVGYGYNLTESCTINEFSQVDKIVKSCKNIVVENLSVPAGNTLNLHLQTGSTLTFKGKTTFGSGVQWDGPLISISGQGIHVYGASGSVLDGQGPHYWDGKGGSGTRKPRFIKINANGGSTFQGIHLLNCPINCVSLSGSKDMTIRGWNIDCSAGDKNALGHNTDGFDMSSVENIIIENSVVKNQDDCVAVNYGKNLHISNLNCSGGHGLSLSVGMNKIDPSVNVVSNVTFTDCSVTHSRNGIHVKTHRDGTTGYISDVTYNNIHLSSISYYGVNVQQDYQDGGSTGHAGNNIQIKNLNLHNVQGTMTGSSSMPVYILCGSGSCSNFNWNEVSITGNKKHSSCNYHPNGYTCK, encoded by the exons ATGCAACAACAAATTTTAATTATAGTGTTTGTGATACTATGTTTTGTATCCGTAGGATACGGATATAATTTAACCGAAAGCTGTACTATCAATGAGTTTAGTCAAGTCGATAAAATAGTCAAGAGTTGTAAGAATATAGTGGTGGAGAACCTGTCGGTTCCAGCTGGAAACACTTTAAATCTCCATTTGCAAACAG GtagtactttaacctttaaagGTAAAACTACATTTGGATCTGGCGTACAATGGGATGGTCCTTTAATATCAATAAGTGGTCAAGGTATTCACGTATATGGTGCATCGGGATCGGTACTCGACGGACAAGGTCCTCATTATTGGGACGGTAAAGGAGGTTCTGGTACACGCAAACCCAGATTTATTAAAATCAATGCTAACGGGGGCTCCACCTTTCAAGGAATCCATTTGTTAAATTGCCCAATTAACTGTGTCTCACTATCTG GTTCTAAAGATATGACGATAAGAGGCTGGAACATAGATTGCTCAGCAGGCGACAAAAACGCCTTAGGCCACAACACCGACGGTTTCGATATGTCAAGTGTTGAAAACATTATAATTGAAAACAGTGTAGTAAAAAACCAAGATGACTGCGTTGCTGTTAACTACGGCAAAAACCTTCACATATCCAATCTCAACTGCTCAGGAGGTCACGGGTTAAGCTTATCAGTGGGGATGAATAAAATAGATCCGTCAGTAAACGTTGTCAGCAACGTTACATTTACCGATTGTTCAGTGACACATTCGAGAAACGGCATCCATGTCAAAACTCATCGTGATGGAACAACTGGATATATTTCCGATGTCACCTACAATAACATCCATTTATCGAGTATCTCTTACTATGGTGTAAATGTTCAACAAGATTACCAAGACGGAGGTAGCACTGGTCATGCCGGAAATAATATTCAGATTAAAAACTTAAATTTGCATAATGTGCAAGGTACGATGACTGGGTCAAGTTCAATGCCGGTATATATCCTCTGTGGGTCTGGTTCATGCTCAAATTTTAACTGGAATGAGGTGTCTATTACTGGAAATAAAAAACATAGTTCGTGTAACTATCATCCAAATGGTTATAcctgtaaataa